One genomic region from Rosa rugosa chromosome 1, drRosRugo1.1, whole genome shotgun sequence encodes:
- the LOC133727266 gene encoding formin-like protein 5, producing the protein MGEKKVTIMILKVDLQCEECYRKVKQVLCKFPQIRDQRYDEKNNLVIIKVVCCSPEKIRDKLCCKGGGVIKWIEIEEPPPPPPIKEPPPPPPPIKEPPPPPPPIKEPPPPPPPIKEPPPPPPPIKEPSPPPPPCRCPCRPVKPCCWDCYEGRPGGPCETYPRRPVKPCCSDCHEGRPGGPCETFPPRPVKPCCSDCYEGRPGGPCETHPPRQVNTCCTDCYEGRPGGPCETGYGYGGPVPYIQYGRPVYDSYGGGRSNTTSYCVTRPDCFSEENPQACAIM; encoded by the exons ATGGGGGAAAAGAAG GTGACTATAATGATTCTGAAGGTTGACCTTCAGTGTGAGGAATGCTACAGGAAGGTCAAGCAAGTTCTCTGTAAATTCCCAC AAATACGAGACCAGAGGTACGACGAGAAGAACAACCTGGTGATCATCAAAGTGGTCTGCTGCAGTCCTGAAAAGATCAGGGACAAGCTATGCTGCAAAGGAGGTGGCGTCATTAAGTGGATCGAGATCGAAGAgcctcctcctccgcctccgATCAAagagcctcctcctcctccgcctccgATCAAAGAGCCTCCGCCTCCTCCGCCTCCGATCAAAGAGCCTCCGCCTCCTCCGCCTCCGATCAAagagcctcctcctcctccgcctccgATCAAAGAGCCTTCTCCTCCTCCGCCTCCTTGCCGGTGCCCTTGCCGGCCGGTGAAACCGTGTTGTTGGGATTGTTACGAAGGGCGTCCTGGTGGTCCCTGCGAAACTTACCCTCGGCGGCCGGTGAAACCGTGTTGCTCGGATTGTCACGAAGGGCGTCCTGGTGGTCCCTGCGAAACTTTCCCTCCGCGGCCGGTGAAACCGTGTTGTTCGGATTGTTACGAAGGGCGTCCTGGTGGTCCTTGCGAAACTCACCCTCCGCGGCAGGTGAACACGTGTTGTACGGATTGTTACGAAGGGCGTCCTGGCGGTCCCTGCGAAACTGGGTATGGTTACGGTGGGCCTGTCCCTTACATACAGTATGGAAGGCCGGTGTATGATAGTTACGGCGGTGGGAGGAGCAATACCACTAGTTACTGCGTGACCCGCCCCGATTGTTTCAGTGAAGAAAATCCCCAAGCGTGCGCCATCATGTAA